The genomic region ATGAACGTAGATATTTTAAACAACAATATTGCTGTAATAGATTTAGGCAGTAATAGCTTACGTCTTCAGATTGCCACTGTTTTTGAAAAAAGTTATAAAATAGTTTGTGAATATAAGGAGTTAATAAGAATAGGTGATGATCTTTTTCTAAATGGCAAACTCACTAAAAGCTCCATCGAAAAGCTCCATAAGTCTTTCAAAGAGATAAAGTCTCTGCTTGACTCCTACAATGTTGTTTATCATAGAGCAGTAGCAACTGCTACACTTAGATCCTCTCCAAACGGCATGGAGATAGTAAACAACATAAAAAAGAGATACAATATAAACCTTGAAATTATAGATGGTGAGACTGAGGCCAAATTATCTTTTTTAGGGGTAAGAAGCTGCTTCAATCTAAAAAAATACAATAGCCTTATAACCGACATAGGTGGAGGTAGCTCTGAATTTATAATATCAGAAAAAGAGCAAATTAAATATGTAGCTACTAAAAAATTAGGTGGTGCAAGACTCAAGCATACGTTTCTCAGATCAGACCCTCCTTCCTTTGAAGAGATTGAAGCTTTAAAGCAGTTTTTAAGAAAAGAACTTGCAGATTTCAACGATTTCCATATAGATACAATTATCTGTACAGGCGGCACATCAAACAATATAGCCAACGTTTACTACCTTAAAGAAAAGAAGGATAGCTCTGTCCAAATCAAATATGTCACAAGGGAGTTCCTGAGGAGCTTTATTATCGATATTAAAAGAAAAAAGACAAGCTCAATTTGTAAAATAAAAGGGGTTGAAGAGAAAAGGGCTGATATTCTCCTACCCATTGCTATCCAGCTTGATCAGATACTTGATATAACAGGAAGAGGGGGGTTTTATACTTTTACAGGTGGTCTCAGAACAGGTCTAATTATCAACACCTTAAATCTGTTTGGCATCCACCTACCTTTCCAAACATTAGAAATCGATGTCAACCATGCCCGTCTGATAGAGATAGGGAACAAATTCCATTTCAATGAGATCCATGCACTGCATGTCTCCAAACTATCTAAGATCATTTTTGACAAGCTCTATGGAATACTGGGGCTAAACCAAAGCGACTGGGAGCTTTTAAATGCAGCTGCTGTTCTGCACGACATAGGGAACTTTATCGCCCTTTCTAAACACCATCTCCACACAGAGTACCTAATTTTACACACAGATCTCATAGGATTTAATAGTTACGAAAAAATAATGATAAGTCAGATTGCCAGATACCACCGTAAACGTTTCCCAAAAAAATCTGATAATATATACAATCTACTATCAAAACAGGACATAGAAAAAGTTTTAAAATTAACCTCTATATTGAGAATAGCTGATGCATTAGACCGAACCCAAAAATCTAAGATTTCCGATTTGACTATATCCATAAACGATAATAATATTATAATCACTCCACATTTCACTGGTGATATCTCCATGGAAAGGGAAAATTTTGAAGAGAAAAAAGATTTCTTCGAAAAATATACTAATTATAAGGTGATACTTACATGAAGACATCCCAGTATGCTGTAATAAACATCGGTGCCAGCGCCATAAGGATGCAGATCAGCGAGTTTATAAATGGCAAAGAAAACCTTCTTGAGTACCTTGTGGCTCCCTTGAGACTTGGGAGGGATACTTTTTCAAAAGGTTTTATCACCTTAGAAAGCCTGAATAA from Calditerrivibrio sp. harbors:
- a CDS encoding Ppx/GppA family phosphatase, with product MNVDILNNNIAVIDLGSNSLRLQIATVFEKSYKIVCEYKELIRIGDDLFLNGKLTKSSIEKLHKSFKEIKSLLDSYNVVYHRAVATATLRSSPNGMEIVNNIKKRYNINLEIIDGETEAKLSFLGVRSCFNLKKYNSLITDIGGGSSEFIISEKEQIKYVATKKLGGARLKHTFLRSDPPSFEEIEALKQFLRKELADFNDFHIDTIICTGGTSNNIANVYYLKEKKDSSVQIKYVTREFLRSFIIDIKRKKTSSICKIKGVEEKRADILLPIAIQLDQILDITGRGGFYTFTGGLRTGLIINTLNLFGIHLPFQTLEIDVNHARLIEIGNKFHFNEIHALHVSKLSKIIFDKLYGILGLNQSDWELLNAAAVLHDIGNFIALSKHHLHTEYLILHTDLIGFNSYEKIMISQIARYHRKRFPKKSDNIYNLLSKQDIEKVLKLTSILRIADALDRTQKSKISDLTISINDNNIIITPHFTGDISMERENFEEKKDFFEKYTNYKVILT